Proteins encoded within one genomic window of Panicum virgatum strain AP13 chromosome 1N, P.virgatum_v5, whole genome shotgun sequence:
- the LOC120655406 gene encoding xyloglucan endotransglucosylase/hydrolase protein 22-like: protein MGSSSRALLLVAVAAAVAGLAAANFRDDCDIPWEPQNARFTSDGNGLSMSLVSNSSGCMLRTKKQFIYGTVSTLIQLVPGDSAGTVTTYYASSVGDNHDEIDFEFLGNQTGQPYTFHTNIYADGVGNKEMQFKPWFDPTTGYHNYTISWSPCMIVWYVDSVPIRVFRNYQSSHGVAYPTSRPMFAYSSIWAAEDWATQGGRVKTDWSKAPFLASYVNIHLNICECGAGGCATSCPAAAAQYNGACQLSTAEQGKMQWVQGNYRIYDYCADPKRWIYGQKPVECGLTQY, encoded by the exons ATGGGGAGCTCCTCCAGGGCTCTCCTCCTGGTCGCGGtcgccgcggcggtggccggcctcgccgcggccAACTTCCGGGACGACTGCGACATCCCTTGGGAGCCCCAGAACGCCAGGTTCACCAGCGACGGCAACGGCCTCTCCATGTCGCTGGTCAGCAACTCCTCAG gCTGCATGCTCCGGACAAAGAAGCAGTTCATCTACGGGACCGTGTCAACCCTCATCCAGCTCGTCCCTGGCGACTCGGCCGGCACTGTCACCACATACTAT GCGTCCTCCGTTGGAGACAACCACGACGAGATCGACTTCGAGTTCCTGGGCAACCAGACCGGGCAGCCCTACACCTTCCACACCAACATCTACGCCGACGGCGTCGGCAACAAGGAGATGCAGTTCAAGCCCTGGTTCGACCCCACCACCGGCTACCACAACTACACCATCTCATGGAGCCCCTGCATGATCGT GTGGTACGTCGACAGCGTCCCCATCCGGGTGTTCCGCAACTACCAGTCGAGCCACGGCGTGGCGTACCCGACGAGCCGGCCGATGTTCGCCTACTCCAGCATCTGGGCGGCCGAGGACTGGGCCACGCAGGGCGGCCGCGTCAAGACCGACTGGTCCAAGGCGCCCTTCCTCGCCAGCTACGTCAACATCCACCTCAACATCTGCGagtgcggcgccggcggctgcgcCACCagctgcccggcggcggccgcgcagtACAACGGGGCGTGCCAGCTGAGCACCGCGGAGCAGGGGAAGATGCAGTGGGTGCAGGGCAACTACAGGATCTACGACTACTGCGCCGACCCCAAGCGCTGGATCTACGGCCAGAAGCCGGTCGAGTGCGGCCTGACCCAGTACTGA